In Rissa tridactyla isolate bRisTri1 chromosome 22, bRisTri1.patW.cur.20221130, whole genome shotgun sequence, a single genomic region encodes these proteins:
- the GNA11 gene encoding guanine nucleotide-binding protein subunit alpha-11 isoform X1 has protein sequence MTLESMMACCLSDEVKESKRINAEIEKQLRRDKRDARRELKLLLLGTGESGKSTFIKQMRIIHGSGYSEEDKKGFTKLVYQNIFTAMQSMIRAMETLKILYKYEQNKANAVLIREVDVEKVMTFEQPYVSAIKTLWNDPGIQECYDRRREYQLSDSAKYYLSDVDRIATPGYLPTQQDVLRVRVPTTGIIEYPFDLENIIFRMVDVGGQRSERRKWIHCFENVTSIMFLVALSEYDQVLVESDNENRMEESKALFRTIITYPWFQNSSVILFLNKKDLLEDKILYSHLVDYFPEFDGPQRDAQAAREFILKMFVDLNPDSDKIIYSHFTCATDTENIRFVFAAVKDTILQLNLKEYNLV, from the exons ATGACTCTGGAGTCCATGATGGCCTGTTGCCTGAGCGACGAGGTGAAGGAGTCGAAGCGCATCAACGCCGAGATCGAGAAGCAGCTGCGGAGGGACAAGCGCGACGCCCGCCGcgagctgaagctgctgctgctgg GCACTGGGGAGAGTGGAAAAAGCACGTTCATTAAGCAAATGCGTATAATTCATGGCTCAGGCTACTCTGAAGAGGATAAAAAAGGCTTCACCAAGCTGGTGTACCAAAACATCTTCACTGCCATGCAGTCTATGATCAGGGCCATGGAAACCCTGAAGATTCTGTACAAATATGAACAGAACAAG GCCAATGCAGTGCTGATCCGGGAAGTGGATGTAGAAAAGGTCATGACGTTTGAGCAGCCATATGTAAGTGCAATTAAAACATTGTGGAACGACCCTGGAATACAAGAGTGTTATGACAGGAGAAGAGAATATCAGCTTTCTGACTCAGCTAAATA CTATCTTAGCGACGTGGATCGTATCGCTACCCCAGGATATCTACCAACTCAGCAAGATGTGCTACGGGTTAGAGTTCCTACAACCGGTATCATAGAGTACCCCTTTGACCTAGAGAATATTATCTTCAG AATGGTGGATGTTGGAGGTCAAAGATCAGAACGAAGGAAGTGGATCCATTGCTTTGAAAATGTGACTTCCATCATGTTTTTAGTAGCACTTAGTGAATATGACCAAGTTCTGGTGGAATCTGATAACGAG aacCGGATGGAAGAGAGTAAAGCTCTCTTTCGAACCATTATCACTTATCCATGGTTCCAAAACTCTTCTGTTATCCTGTTTCTCAACAAGAAAGATCTGTTGGAAGACAAGATCCTATATTCCCACCTTGTTGACTATTTCCCAGAGTTTGATG GCCCACAGAGGGATGCACAGGCAGCCCGTGAGTTCATTCTCAAGATGTTTGTGGATTTAAATCCAGACAGCGATAAAATCATCTATTCTCACTTCACATGTGccacagacacagaaaacatCCGTTTCGTCTTTGCCGCTGTCAAGGACACCATCCTACAGCTCAACCTGAAGGAGTACAACCTGGTTTGA
- the GNA11 gene encoding guanine nucleotide-binding protein subunit alpha-11 isoform X2, which produces MRIIHGSGYSEEDKKGFTKLVYQNIFTAMQSMIRAMETLKILYKYEQNKANAVLIREVDVEKVMTFEQPYVSAIKTLWNDPGIQECYDRRREYQLSDSAKYYLSDVDRIATPGYLPTQQDVLRVRVPTTGIIEYPFDLENIIFRMVDVGGQRSERRKWIHCFENVTSIMFLVALSEYDQVLVESDNENRMEESKALFRTIITYPWFQNSSVILFLNKKDLLEDKILYSHLVDYFPEFDGPQRDAQAAREFILKMFVDLNPDSDKIIYSHFTCATDTENIRFVFAAVKDTILQLNLKEYNLV; this is translated from the exons ATGCGTATAATTCATGGCTCAGGCTACTCTGAAGAGGATAAAAAAGGCTTCACCAAGCTGGTGTACCAAAACATCTTCACTGCCATGCAGTCTATGATCAGGGCCATGGAAACCCTGAAGATTCTGTACAAATATGAACAGAACAAG GCCAATGCAGTGCTGATCCGGGAAGTGGATGTAGAAAAGGTCATGACGTTTGAGCAGCCATATGTAAGTGCAATTAAAACATTGTGGAACGACCCTGGAATACAAGAGTGTTATGACAGGAGAAGAGAATATCAGCTTTCTGACTCAGCTAAATA CTATCTTAGCGACGTGGATCGTATCGCTACCCCAGGATATCTACCAACTCAGCAAGATGTGCTACGGGTTAGAGTTCCTACAACCGGTATCATAGAGTACCCCTTTGACCTAGAGAATATTATCTTCAG AATGGTGGATGTTGGAGGTCAAAGATCAGAACGAAGGAAGTGGATCCATTGCTTTGAAAATGTGACTTCCATCATGTTTTTAGTAGCACTTAGTGAATATGACCAAGTTCTGGTGGAATCTGATAACGAG aacCGGATGGAAGAGAGTAAAGCTCTCTTTCGAACCATTATCACTTATCCATGGTTCCAAAACTCTTCTGTTATCCTGTTTCTCAACAAGAAAGATCTGTTGGAAGACAAGATCCTATATTCCCACCTTGTTGACTATTTCCCAGAGTTTGATG GCCCACAGAGGGATGCACAGGCAGCCCGTGAGTTCATTCTCAAGATGTTTGTGGATTTAAATCCAGACAGCGATAAAATCATCTATTCTCACTTCACATGTGccacagacacagaaaacatCCGTTTCGTCTTTGCCGCTGTCAAGGACACCATCCTACAGCTCAACCTGAAGGAGTACAACCTGGTTTGA